The Glycine max cultivar Williams 82 chromosome 12, Glycine_max_v4.0, whole genome shotgun sequence genome window below encodes:
- the LOC102664179 gene encoding uncharacterized protein, which yields MESSNVKNKSSGKRKMSSEDTRSYFAWNLEMERVLADVLRDQRNLGNKGGGNWKAVAYSTAAQILSKRFGVHLMADNVKNRFKLWRTWYGIVSVILSQSGFDWDSIKYMITVENEIAWSEYVKSHEEAKQFRFKVIPNWDDIVDLCAKDRAIGLGAENALDADDIMSKETNEEEAIHSVSFDLEGSSSATRKNIRPSKSGEKEGMIFSMKEVAESLKEFVEVTKKKMENKKKMEIKEAQEVVHEVVSELDNIPNFNGALRHRAIDWLTENPIKFAIIKALSLDEKEDYILSFMP from the exons ATGGAATCAAGCAATGTGAAGAACAAGTCAAGTGGAAAAAGAAAGATGTCTAGTGAGGACACAAGAAGTTACTTCGCATGGAACTTGGAAATGGAGCGTGTGCTAGCTGATGTGCTTAGAGATCAAAGAAATTTGGGCAATAAAGGTGGTGGAAATTGGAAAGCAGTAGCATATAGTACTGCAGCTCAAATTTTGTCCAAGCGTTTTGGAGTTCACCTCATGGCAGATAATGTTAAGAATCGTTTTAAGCTTTGGAGAACATGGTATGGAATTGTGAGTGTCATTCTTAGTCAAAGTGGATTTGACTGGGATAGCATAAAGTACATGATTACcgttgaaaatgaaattgcatggAGTGAATATGTTAAG tcacATGAAGAGGCCAAACAATTTCGATTCAAAGTCATTCCTAATTGGGATGATATTGTTGACCTATGTGCAAAGGATAGAGCTATTGGACTCGGAGCAGAAAATGCATTAGATGCAGATGATATCAtgagcaaagaaacaaatgaagaGGAAGCAATTCATAGTGTGAGTTTTGACTTAGAGGGATCAAGTTCTGCCACGAGAAAAAACATTCGTCCAAGTAAGAGTGGAGAGAAAGAAGGGATGATTTTCTCAATGAAAGAAGTAGCCGAGTCATTGAAAGAATTTGTTGAAGTGACTAAGAAGAAGATggagaacaaaaaaaagatgGAGATAAAAGAAGCTCAAGAAGTGGTACATGAAGTGGTGAGTGAGCTAGATAATATACCTAATTTTAATGGTGCACTTAGACATAGAGCAATTGATTGGTTGACAGAAAATCCCATTAAGTTTGCGATTATAAAAGCTCTTTCATTGGATGAGAAAGAGGATTACATCTTATCTTTTATGCCTTGA